The Streptococcus mitis genomic sequence TCTGCTATTTTCCAAAAATGACTACTTCCTCCGTCAACTCCATAAAGAGCTAGAACACCATGTCTATCCCATGTTGGCTGATGAGTTAAAAGAAGCCCACACTAATCTGCCTACTTCTTACCTCCAACACTTGGTCGTGTCCAACTTTATCGAGACATTGACCTGGTGGCTCAAAAAAGGACAAGACTTTACATACCAGGAAGTTGTCCAGTTTTATCTAGACCTTCTCATTCCTAAAAATTGAATACAGAGTAGAGCTCAGTTGTCTTATTTCTAGGCTACTGAGTTTTCATCTTTTCAACAATCAAAAAAGCCCAGACAACATTGTCTGAGCAGTTTTCTATATGGTCGTTTAACAAAGTTGAGTTTGACATTTTCAAACTATTTCTTCAACAAACCTTGTTCTTGTAGAAACTCCTTGGCTACTTGTTCTGCTGACTTGCCTTCAACACCGACTTGGTAGTTGAGCTGGCTCATCTGGCTTTCAGTAATTTTACCAGCCAATTTATTGAGAACTGTTTCCAACTCTGGATGTTTCTTGAGGAGAGCTTCTTTCATTAGTGGAGCCCCTTGATAAGGTGGGAAGAGTTGCTTGTCATCTTCCAAAACCTGTAAATCGTAACGTGCCAATTCCGCATCAGTCGAATAGGCATCCGTGATTTGAATATCGCCCGACTGAATAGCCTGATAGCGAAGGGCTGGCTCCATGGTCGCTACATTGAGATTGAGACCATACATTGACTGCAAGCCCTTATTTCCATCTTCACGGTCATTAAACTCAAGTGTAAAGCCTGCCTTTAGCTGCCCTTCCACTTTTTTCAAGTCCGAAATGGTCTTCAAGCCATATTCTTGAGCGATCTTTTTCGGAACAGCTACAGCGTAGGTATTTTGATAAGACATAGGTTTGAGATAGGCTAGATGATCCTGTTTGGCAATACCATCACGCGCCACCTGATAAACCTGATCTGGCTCATGACTCACTTTAGGTGATGGTTGCAGCAAACTTTCAGTCACCGTACCAGTAAATTCAGGATAGATGTCAATATCGCCTTTTTTCAAAGCTTCATAAAGAAAGCTTGTTTTCCCAAAATTCGGTTTAACAGTCGCAGTCATACTGGTGTTTTCTTCAATCAGCAACTTATACATATTGGCCAAAATTTCTGGTTCCGGTCCCAATTTACCAGCAATAACCAAGTTTTCTTTCTCATTTTGAGCCAAGAGGGCTGGACTATAAGACAAACCGAGCAATATGGTCACCAAGGCAAAACCAGAAAAAATCGTCCGCAATTTTGCTTTTTCCATCACTTTTAGTAGGAAGTTAAAGGCAATGGCTAGCACTGCAGAAGAAAGTGCCCCAATCAAAATCAGACTGGCATTATTACGGTCAATTCCCAAAAGGATAAAGGAACCCAGCCCCCCTGCACCAATCAAGGCAGCCAAGGTTGCCGTACCGATAATCAAGACAGCTGCCGTCCGAATCCCAGACATCATAACAGGCATGGCAAGTGGAATTTCAAACTTCTTGAGACGTTCCCATCTGGTCATCCCAAAGGCAATCCCAGCCTCTTGCAGACTCGGATCAATTCCCTTGAGTCCAGTGATGGTATTTTGTAAAATCGGAAAGATCGCATAGATCACTAGAGCTGTCAAAGCCGGCAAGGTTCCAATTCCCATCAAGGGGATAAAGAGCCCCAGCAAGGCCAGAGACGGGATGGTCTGGAAAATCCCTGCAATCTGTAAGACCCAATCCGCTAACTTCTCATGATATCGAAGATAAACAGCCAAAGGAATCGCTATAAAGATGGCCAGCAACAAGGTCAAAAGTGACAACTGCAAATGTTGAGATAGAGCTGTCAACCAATCACTAAAACGATCCTGAAAAGTTGCAATTAAATTAGTCATGAACACTACCTCCAAACAAGTCTGCTACAAAATCTGTTGCAGGAGCTTTTAAAATAGTCTCGGGATTCGCCACCTGGCAAATCTCTCCATCCTGCAAGACAGCAATACGGTCCGCCAATTTCAGAGCTTCATCCGTATCATGGGTTACAAAAATCGTTGTCATCCCAAATTCTTTATGCAATTCTTTCGTCAGAATCTGCAACTGTTTTCTCGAAATAGCATCCAAGGCTGAAAAAGGTTCATCCATGAGGAGAATCTTAGGCTGACCAATCATAGCACGAACAATACCGACCCGTTGCTGTTCTCCACCAGATAATTCACTAGGCAAACGATGCCCATACTCAGCTACTGGTAAACCAACCTTTGCCAAAAGCTCTTCAGTTTTCTGAGCAATTTCTTCCTTAGTCCAGCCCTTCATTTCAGGAATCAGGGCAATATTTTCCGCAACTGTTAGATTAGGAAAGAGAGCAATAGCCTGTAAAACATAACCAGTAGAAAGACGAAGTTCACGCTCATCATAGTCTTTGATACGCTTGCCATCCATATAAATATTTCCATCAGTCGGTTCCAAGAGGCGGTTGACCATCTTAATCATGGTCGTCTTACCGGACCCAGATGGACCAACTAAAACCATAAACTCGCCATTCTCAATCCGTAAATTAACATCTCTCAAGACATCTTTTTCTGTGTAGCGTAGCGCCACATTTTTGTATTCAATCATTCTGTATCCTCAATTTAAAATTTCCCTCTATTGGTCAAGTCTTCTACCTTAGGCATGACTTCCTTATTATCCCAATGTTCCACAATTTTCCCGTTTTCTAGACGGAAGATGTCATA encodes the following:
- a CDS encoding ABC transporter permease/substrate-binding protein — protein: MTNLIATFQDRFSDWLTALSQHLQLSLLTLLLAIFIAIPLAVYLRYHEKLADWVLQIAGIFQTIPSLALLGLFIPLMGIGTLPALTALVIYAIFPILQNTITGLKGIDPSLQEAGIAFGMTRWERLKKFEIPLAMPVMMSGIRTAAVLIIGTATLAALIGAGGLGSFILLGIDRNNASLILIGALSSAVLAIAFNFLLKVMEKAKLRTIFSGFALVTILLGLSYSPALLAQNEKENLVIAGKLGPEPEILANMYKLLIEENTSMTATVKPNFGKTSFLYEALKKGDIDIYPEFTGTVTESLLQPSPKVSHEPDQVYQVARDGIAKQDHLAYLKPMSYQNTYAVAVPKKIAQEYGLKTISDLKKVEGQLKAGFTLEFNDREDGNKGLQSMYGLNLNVATMEPALRYQAIQSGDIQITDAYSTDAELARYDLQVLEDDKQLFPPYQGAPLMKEALLKKHPELETVLNKLAGKITESQMSQLNYQVGVEGKSAEQVAKEFLQEQGLLKK
- a CDS encoding ATP-binding cassette domain-containing protein: MIEYKNVALRYTEKDVLRDVNLRIENGEFMVLVGPSGSGKTTMIKMVNRLLEPTDGNIYMDGKRIKDYDERELRLSTGYVLQAIALFPNLTVAENIALIPEMKGWTKEEIAQKTEELLAKVGLPVAEYGHRLPSELSGGEQQRVGIVRAMIGQPKILLMDEPFSALDAISRKQLQILTKELHKEFGMTTIFVTHDTDEALKLADRIAVLQDGEICQVANPETILKAPATDFVADLFGGSVHD